The genome window tagttatcggcaattggctggagccatatggttgtcgctttattgtatgaaatgcaatcgccatgtaattgctttactttatcactaagcggtggcgatagtcgtagaagcaatagttggcgagacgaccatgtgacggcatgttgatagagatcaagatgatagagatgatggtgtcatgccagtgacgatgcagatcatgatggtactttggagatggagatcaaagtcacaagatgatgatggccatatcatgtcccccacagttacacacctcggtcatatcgttgtagtgcttaggcaaagccctgcgtcggtaacttcatcatcaccgttaccacgtcgtcatgctgatagaactctccctcggcctcagctggatcaagagttcgagggacgtcaccgagctgaacgtgtgcagatcgcggaggtgccgtgcgttcggtacatggatcggttggatcgcgaagacgttcgactacgtcaaccgcgttactaaacgcttccgctttcggtctacgagggtacgtagacacactctcccctctcgttgctatgcatgtcctagatagatcttgcgtgatcgtaggtaaaaaatttgaaatactgcgttccccaacaaatatTGAGGCGAGAATTCCATCAAAGCTACAATGAAGATGCCAAGCACTGGGGCAGCATGCAAATCCAATGATTGatgaaagcaaaccaaaagaaaacaaaggccaGAATAAGCACAAGAGTAAGAGATCGAAAATCACCTTTGCTGAGCTATTAGATAAATATCAAAGAAGAGTGCAGAGGAATTCTTATTGGCTaaatcatgcaaagaaaccaagatcacccccTAGGCGCAAACCTGGGGATCAATATTGACAAATTGCGGATTTTTAATGCAACATATgcatatccttattttgggccgccaatgccaatgtcGTGGATACCTCCCTATGCTCATGTAAATCCATATCCATCACGGGAtaggtatgatacaagggcacatcCTCCATATTTTTTAGACCTTCTCACTAACATTATGCACCTCcgagaagatcaacatttgaaGAACAATTACATGCCAAAGACCGTTTCAACCATGAGGAATCGGCACGAAGCTCAAGGAAAAGAAAGAGGTGGTCAGGAAAATTTACCGCGTTAAAAGAGATGGTCCTAAGAGTGCTACTTCAGATTTGATCTGAAATGAAAAGGAGCCAATTGAAGTGTTTACATTGGCTACTAAAGGCAAAGAGACAATTCTATCAAGTGCCAAATCCAAAGAGAAAAAGTTGAGAGTGCATAGGTAAAACAAGAATTGCCATTACTTCAAACAAAATCACAGCTGAGGTGCCCACTCGGCTTATCATATTGGCAAAAAAAGAAATTGCAAAAGCTTAGTGCACAAGAACTTAAAAAGaggaacatggcatgggttcccaaaggaAGTACTCAAAACAAGAATGATATGCATGTTGCCAATGCAAGAAGTGTGGAAAAGGTGAAGAAACAAAAGAGTGAATGATATGAATAACCAAGCCAAAGGTTTCAACATCTTCAGTCCACACATTATCCACATTCTCCAACTATGCCAATGAATCTGATGCCATGGAATTCATCCTCGGGTATGATTAGTTACCCTCCATGGGCTTATTTTGATCCGTGGATGCAATATATTTTCTTACTTCTTGAAAGGATATTATCACATCATCATACATTCGATTAGTTGCATTTTGTTGCTAATCAAAATGGCTGATATAGAATTATTGACCAAAGCATAAACATGGCCAATATATACTTATCGCCCTTAGCACATAagaaatggccgatggagtgttgacatcgtccttagatcAAGCTCTATGCAAGTTATTTTTTGACACGCAaactttgccgaaaaacaggagagcatgtgttgacaccagatatTGGCATGGCTAAAAAGTTAATTCAGATGGCCTCATATAGAAAAGTCCTCAACATGAAAAGGTTATGTATCGTCAAAATGAGCAACTTTGATGTTTGGATCATCGTCATCCGATCACATCTCAGTTGTGCTTGAAATACTGAGATCTGATATTCAGAGTACTGTTTGGCTGATTACGCATCCAAGAAGACCTCATATGAAAAAGTGTTCTACATGGTATGTCTTCATCTCTTCGGGGCGATTAATTTTTATATTTGGATCATCTTCATTTGAGCCCATATGCATCCTCGACGGACAAAATAGTTCTCTGTAGCAGCAGAAGAGTTTCATGACGGACGGACGAAAGCCCGGATGGTTAATCAGAGAAGAATTTCGTCCGGCTATAGGCGAATCATCTGGCTAGGTACCCGAATGTTTGAGTAGTTATGCGACCAATATTCCATACTTTCTCTACCGCAGATGTTGGAAAATAGGCCAAAACACCCTCAAGATGACCTTAATTGGATTAAAAAAACGtccaacatgaaagttgttcgtctcgttgAAACAGTTAAATTTGCATTTGGGCGCACCTCCATCCAAGGTCATATTTGGCCTATAGAATTTGTTGTCTCATAAATACCTAAATCCGAGTTCGGTTAATTTTGGAAGGATTTGGACGGGATTTggagtccttttcttgtacgcGAAGTCCACACGCCTCCTATATAGACAATAGGTAATAGCcaattgaacaacacacaatcgacaAACTCATGTACCACTTTTTACCTTTACCCattcccttgttcttcttctacttcctcgttcttcgttcgttcttcttgttgcagggcggcgaacctcaAGGCCATAGTGGCGATCAGGCCggcctagggcagcccatagttGCCACGCGCCCTGGTAGGGTTCCttccgggcgtgtggggttttgGGTCTACAAAATCTCCCGCCGGATTGCTTGCTTACCACCCTTCCGACCGGATCTCCTTCGACGTGAGTTGCGGTGCATCatccccggcgtcgagggtacacaatgacgtgttcgtgtgcgaacacatcCATGACCATTGATtggcatcttcatcttcttcctccatgAATGAACATATCGAGCTGATGTCGTGACTGAACCATAGCCACATGGTGCCACTACTGGGGTACTGCCCGGAGCGACGGCTGGTATTCAAGTGCATGACCAACAGCAACCTAAGGGAGTGCCTGGACGGCCTCAATAGGAAGCCCATGGACCGGGAAACGCCCGTCGGCATGGCGCTAGGCACGGCGAGGGGAGTACCTCCACAAGGCAACGACACCATGCATCTTCCACCGGGACATCAAATCCACCAACATCCTGCTCCATGAACAATTCAAGGCCAGGATCGTGGACTTATTAAGCCCTAGCCCGAATTGTGCtagttttatgctatttactATAAGGAAGGAGAGTCGGCTCATGAAGAGGATCACATTCTTTCCTCAAACTATGACCAACTACATAGGTCCGCGATAGCTTCAATGAACCAAACAATGTTCTACACACGAGATGTCACACTACATGCGATCACGTATGAGGTCCTTTTGTTTACAGGAAATCACCTATCATGTTCTAGTAAGCTACATAAGCAGCCAATTTGCAAGAACATGAACCATGAGCATGGTTGTACCGTGCATCCAAAATGATTATTCAGAATTCACAACATCATTCCGCCTGTCAAGGTCCACAACAGAAATCAGCTCATTTAGAACGGATAGAACATAAAGATGCCAACTTGATGATATGAACCTTGCTACTATTTGTTAATGAAAACCATGAGGCGTGTTAGTTCTTGTTTTATACAGTCAAGATACAACTCAAGTTACATACTGATGCCATGCCCAGCTCAACACAAGGGGCAAGGTCATAACAGTAACACAACAGCAACAACAAGCACAAACAATAAAATGACATCCCCCCCTCTCTTCAGTTAGCTTGGGTATTTGTTTTTAACTCTATGGTGTCTAAATCCTACAAAGAATGGATCGAGAACACCTTTATATATACAAACAGAACACAGGTTGTGTGCCTGCATATGATTAAACGAGGGGCGAGGAAGTATGCATATATAGCACTGTAGTTGCTTCTTTGGCCCGGTCAATAAAGAAAGGCCGAGCTGCCCCCCACTCCTTTTCTTTTATCAACTCCCAAAAAATCGAGTTGTAAAAAGCTATCAAAAGCACCTCTGTTAAAACCGGATGTCACGACTGCCAGAATATGTTCGGGTCCTTGCTGTATACTGCTTGGTCTTGGATCTCTAGATTACCCACATGCCAATCAACAAGCCTTGCTTGGATGCATTTCAACAACATGAGTCCAGTCGGAAACAGCCACCAGCCACTTTCATCCCTGCATAGGATTTCAAAATGTGCAATAAACGACAGGATAAAGAAAATGCAAGCAAAAGATGAGGTTGACAGCCTAATATAATTGAGTTTACAAACATGCATATAAGTTTGTGCTTAGCAGAGAAAATTATTCTTACGTTCCAAAGTTCCATGGCTGTGTGCTTGGATGTCTCTTGGTTGACGACTTATAGTGTACGAATCCGCATATCAAAGCCACAACCTGAACATGCATGTCAAGCAAGTTATGGAAATGAAGTAAACTTTGGTATAGCCAAGCAAAAATCATACTATTGCAGATATCAGTGACCAATGCAAACACAGTCCTAAAACATTCTGAGTACTTACAACATTAACCAGTGAAGTAATGTTCCACAATGCATATACACGAGCAAGGCCTGCTGATCGCCGTGGTCCATGACTAAAAAGAGCATTTATTCCAGCAGGGAAAGGCGACAGTATCGCAAGAGGAAGAACAAACAGAACTAAGAGAACGTCGGCCATTGAGTATGAGTATAGCTGGAGAAAAGTAAGCAACACTAAGCTGAAATCTGCCAGGAGCAATATTGAGATTACTAAGCCAACAAGATCCTGCAATTAAAAACAAATGAATGGTAAGTGCAAAATTACATAATTCAGTCATAATCATTCTATAAGCTGAAATGGTAGCATAGACAAACCTGATGGCCAACTGGTTTAGAGTTGTGCAAGATAAGAGAAAACGGGTACAGAAAATCTCTCCTGTCTTTAAGTGCCCGTAAGGTAGTACTATCTAGAATGCCGCCAGTAATCCTTTTCCGCATAAGAGCATCCTTAATCCTTGAGCGGCTTAGTTGAGCATCAGCAAGCATGTCCTGCACTCTGCATGATGCAATAGAACATTATAAATAAATATAGCTTAGCAAGAAAAATGATAAATGCTGAGGACCAGCAGATAAATAATAACTCACGGCGAATGCTGCTCTATTTTAATTCTTGGGCTGCCATCAAGTTCAGCAGTCACTGGTTCTCCCTCGACAGTGTAAACAACAAGACCCAGTTGGCAATACCCTAATGCTGTAGCTTGGAACCACGCAAGATCGACACGGACACCATTCACGCCCAAAGCAGGATCCGCATGAGTTTCAAGCCAATTAAGGACAGGAAGAAATGTTGCTTTGAGATTTCCACGTCGAACCAAACGCAACTGAGCATTCAATCCAGCTACAAGACGGTGCCATATCCAAGGTTGCACAGCCTGTGAATTGGAAATAACATCAGGCTCTAAGAAAAACTCTGCAGCATGAACAATGCAGCTTGAAAGATCTTAAACTCATACCTGGCTCATAAGACTGGTCAGGACACTGTCACTATGAAGTGAAAATGGAGCCATGTAACTTCCATCACCACCAAAAATCAAGGACATCGGAAACCTTTGACGAAGTCTAGGAGGAAGATCAGGCCTTTTCTCATCTCCACCAAGGAAGAAATCTAAATATCCCAACATTAGATCTGGGGTTGCAGTCACCTGTAGATTAGAGTAACAGGCATATCTTAGTTTCAATCGTGACTCAAAAGGTATTGTTTCAGTCTGAAAAGAGAAAATGAAGAAGGCTACAGCTGTCTTACTTTACAACTGTCCAAAATATTCTCTCAAATGGTTTATCTGAAACTTGAATTTACTCCCTGTTGATATTCCTAAATTTATGCACAATGGTCCGCATTTATAGATTATTTTAAACATCAACAATCAAGCTAACAACATTTACTACTTGCCTATCTATCCATCATAAAAACTTTAAAAGTACAACTTTTATCTGCCCACCCTCAGAGGATATTTCATCAGTTACAAGATGAACAGTTAGTTTCAAAGTGCAACTGGAAGTCATTTCAATTTTCTGACAGAAAAACACAATTATGGGTACAATTAGTAAGACTAGCAAAAGAAAATATCAAAGACAAGTTTATACGATCATTCCACGAACATCTAGTGATTGCTGTTTTTAGATACAAAGTGAAATGCAGAGTAACGGACCTTGAGACCTTCATAAAGCGCACGCGAACGGCAAGACCGTAAGCATGAATGATCATACTCAGAGCGAACAAATTCACGAAGTCTTTGTAATTTTTTTCTTCTACGCCACT of Triticum urartu cultivar G1812 unplaced genomic scaffold, Tu2.1 TuUngrouped_contig_6112, whole genome shotgun sequence contains these proteins:
- the LOC125530154 gene encoding uncharacterized protein LOC125530154; the protein is MCMMQCLIFAHFPSINSSCYIYCYIADCIFLCSGGISKGPGFPGENGTVTGRACPKGLYGTFCKECPLGTYKNVTGSSKSLCFPCPSGELPRRAVYTSVRGGAAETPCPYICVSDRYRMPHCYTALEELIYTFGGPWLFGLLLSGLLILLALVLSVARMKFAGTDELPGPAPTQQGSQIDHSFPFLESLNEVLETNRAEESHGHVHRMYFMGPNTFSEPWHLPHTPAEQITEIVYEDAFNRFVDEINTLAAYQWWEGSIYSILCILAYPLAWSWQQWRRRKKLQRLREFVRSEYDHSCLRSCRSRALYEGLKVTATPDLMLGYLDFFLGGDEKRPDLPPRLRQRFPMSLIFGGDGSYMAPFSLHSDSVLTSLMSQAVQPWIWHRLVAGLNAQLRLVRRGNLKATFLPVLNWLETHADPALGVNGVRVDLAWFQATALGYCQLGLVVYTVEGEPVTAELDGSPRIKIEQHSPVQDMLADAQLSRSRIKDALMRKRITGGILDSTTLRALKDRRDFLYPFSLILHNSKPVGHQDLVGLVISILLLADFSLVLLTFLQLYSYSMADVLLVLFVLPLAILSPFPAGINALFSHGPRRSAGLARVYALWNITSLVNVVVALICGFVHYKSSTKRHPSTQPWNFGTDESGWWLFPTGLMLLKCIQARLVDWHVGNLEIQDQAVYSKDPNIFWQS